In one window of Microtus pennsylvanicus isolate mMicPen1 chromosome 2, mMicPen1.hap1, whole genome shotgun sequence DNA:
- the LOC142844988 gene encoding olfactory receptor 4F15-like, with amino-acid sequence MRANLSAVSEFVLLGLSNSWEIQIFLFFFFCLFYISSLTGNFIILVTVTSDPYLHSPMYFLLANLSVIDLIFCSIAAPKMICDLFRKQKVISFGGCISQIFFSHAVGGTEMVLLIAMAFDRYVAICKPLHYLTIMSPRMCLLILMAAWIIGLIHSSAQLAFIINLPFCGPNILDSFYCDIPRLLKLACTDTYKLEFMVTANSGFISLVAFFLLIISYIFLLITVQKHSLGRSSKALSTLLAHITVVILFFGPLIFFYLWPAPSTHVDKFLAIFDAVLTPFLNPVIYTFRNREMKIAIRKGFCQFLGFRKLI; translated from the coding sequence ATGAGAGCAAACCTTTCTGCAGTGTCTGAATTTGTGTTGCTGGGGCTCTCAAACTCCTGGGAGAtccagatttttctctttttctttttctgtctattCTATATTTCCAGTTTGACAGGAAACTTCATCATACTTGTCACTGTCACTTCTGACCCCTATTTGCATTCTCCTATGTATTTTCTACTGGCAAATCTCTCTGTTATTGATCTTATATTTTGCTCCATTGCAGCACCCAAAATGATCTGTGATCTTTTTAGGAAGCAGAAAGTCATCTCTTTTGGAGGCTGTATCAGTCAGATATTTTTCAGTCACGCTGTTGGAGGCACTGAGATGGTGTTGCTCATAGCTATGGCCTTTGACAGGTATGTGGCCATATGCAAACCCCTCCACTATCTGACCATCATGAGCCCACGGATGTGCTTGTTAATATTAATGGCTGCTTGGATCATTGGCCTCATTCATTCATCAGCCCAGTTGGCTTTTATTATAAACTTGCCCTTCTGTGGTCCTAACATATTAGACAGCTTCTACTGTGACATACCACGACTTCTTAAACTTGCATGCACAGATACTTACAAACTTGAGTTTATGGTCACTGCCAATAGTGGGTTCATTTCCTTGGTTGCATTCTTCTTACTCATCATCTCCTACATCTTCCTCCTCATCACTGTCCAGAAGCATTCCTTAGGACGCTCATCCAAGGCCCTTTCTACTCTGTTGGCCCATATTActgttgtaattttgttttttggcccattgatttttttctatttgtggcCTGCTCCTTCAACACATGTGGATAAATTTCTAGCTATATTTGATGCAGTTTTGACTCCTTTTCTAAATCCAGTTATCTATACATTCAGGAACAGGGAGATGAAGATAGCAATCAGGAAAGGATTTTGTCAGTTCCTGGGTTTTAGAAAATTAATATAG